From Shewanella psychrophila, a single genomic window includes:
- the gspK gene encoding type II secretion system minor pseudopilin GspK: protein MSKFPAKQRGVALIVVMLIVAMVAIIATNINSRNQLSVRRTLNLAEYDQAFWYAISAEELAKKILKQDFEDADGTVHLQQYWAQADVVFPAENGEIGGTISDLQSCFNLNALSVESVKGAGGNGQPKLPLAGVQYKGLLVALGMDDFGAERLTYTLKDYIDEDATASQFGAEDADYESRAVPYRAANTLMSHRSELRAVLGYTQDIYLKLLPYICVIPGNNKQVLNVNTIKVEQAALLAGMFDNKISVGEAENIINQRPGDGFEKIEDFTEISSISSLIAADAALKTSFTVTTEFFKLEAGAKVENATFRLDSVLKVANSGGSIDVLTRQFGGQK from the coding sequence GTGAGTAAATTCCCAGCTAAACAGCGGGGCGTCGCCCTTATCGTGGTGATGCTAATTGTTGCCATGGTGGCGATTATCGCCACGAATATTAATAGCCGTAATCAGTTATCTGTGCGTCGAACCTTAAATTTGGCGGAGTATGATCAGGCATTCTGGTACGCCATTTCCGCCGAAGAGTTAGCTAAAAAAATACTTAAGCAAGATTTCGAAGACGCAGATGGTACGGTACACCTACAGCAATATTGGGCTCAAGCTGATGTGGTGTTTCCCGCAGAGAATGGTGAGATCGGCGGTACAATTTCAGACTTGCAGTCTTGCTTTAACCTCAATGCACTGTCGGTCGAAAGTGTTAAGGGGGCCGGAGGTAACGGTCAGCCTAAGTTGCCACTGGCGGGGGTACAATATAAAGGTTTACTGGTTGCCTTGGGTATGGATGATTTCGGTGCCGAGCGGCTAACTTATACCCTAAAAGATTATATCGATGAAGACGCGACGGCGAGCCAATTTGGCGCCGAAGATGCAGATTATGAGTCCCGTGCAGTGCCATATCGTGCAGCTAACACCTTGATGAGCCATCGTAGTGAACTAAGGGCCGTACTGGGGTATACACAAGATATCTACCTTAAGTTGTTACCATACATTTGTGTGATACCCGGTAATAATAAACAGGTACTGAATGTGAATACCATTAAGGTCGAACAGGCGGCGCTACTTGCAGGCATGTTTGATAATAAGATCTCTGTGGGTGAGGCTGAAAACATCATCAATCAGCGCCCTGGGGATGGATTTGAGAAGATTGAGGATTTTACCGAGATCTCATCCATATCAAGCCTAATAGCGGCAGATGCGGCGTTAAAAACCAGCTTTACAGTCACTACGGAATTCTTCAAGTTGGAGGCGGGTGCTAAAGTTGAGAATGCCACTTTCCGGCTAGATAGCGTGCTAAAAGTGGCTAATAGCGGTGGTAGTATAGATGTACTAACGCGTCAATTTGGCGGACAGAAATAA
- the gspJ gene encoding type II secretion system minor pseudopilin GspJ codes for MYLIRNRRNGGFTLLEMLIAIAIFAMIGLAANAVLSTVIKNDEVTKEFSTKLKAMQQGFGALERDLGQMVARTPRLLEGGRGTTVFQTGSDILDSESEALVFFRLGWLNPDGILPRGSIQSVAYVVRDGALERWYYPYPEPEFGAEPIKTIVMRGVISVKYSFFMEDKWERKVDGSKLPKAIAMEIELEGLGKIQRKFLLPLGAPVPSDNNNGGNNNGGNNNGDDDNKDGGNNNDSNNGGGTNNGGGTNNDDKNGR; via the coding sequence ATGTACTTAATCCGGAATAGACGCAATGGGGGCTTCACTTTACTCGAGATGTTGATAGCGATTGCTATCTTCGCCATGATCGGCCTGGCGGCAAATGCGGTCTTGAGTACTGTCATTAAAAACGATGAAGTCACTAAAGAGTTTTCCACTAAATTAAAGGCGATGCAGCAAGGATTTGGTGCATTAGAGCGCGATTTAGGTCAAATGGTGGCCAGAACGCCAAGATTGTTGGAAGGTGGGCGTGGTACCACAGTATTTCAAACCGGTTCAGATATTTTGGATTCCGAATCTGAGGCGCTAGTATTTTTCCGTCTAGGCTGGCTAAACCCCGATGGGATTTTGCCCCGTGGCAGCATACAGTCGGTGGCATATGTGGTCAGAGATGGCGCCTTGGAGCGCTGGTATTACCCTTATCCTGAGCCTGAATTCGGGGCGGAGCCGATAAAGACCATAGTGATGCGAGGCGTGATATCGGTTAAGTACTCCTTCTTTATGGAAGATAAGTGGGAAAGAAAAGTCGATGGATCTAAATTGCCTAAAGCGATAGCCATGGAAATTGAATTAGAGGGCCTAGGCAAGATCCAACGTAAATTCTTATTGCCCTTAGGTGCACCAGTACCTTCAGATAATAACAACGGCGGCAATAATAACGGCGGTAATAACAACGGCGACGATGATAACAAGGACGGCGGTAATAACAATGACAGCAATAACGGTGGTGGCACCAACAATGGTGGCGGTACTAATAATGACGATAAAAATGGCAGATAA